The following DNA comes from Camelina sativa cultivar DH55 chromosome 14, Cs, whole genome shotgun sequence.
acaaaaataataaaatatcgcATCACTTGTCCgataaaaaaaagcttataaGAGATATagatagagggagagagagagagacagtgtAGGAAGTTATGGTAACGAGCTTATGGACCACACTTTTTTTAGTCGTcaggatttaataaggtttgCTGTACTTTGCGacgttattattttattacatcaACCAATATTTTCATTGGTCTTCAGCCCATACTAGTGTGTCTGTGTATACTACATACTACATGTTTATGCTTGCATAATAATTAATTGGACCCAGTAATACTTTAACATATGCTTTGCTAAAATTTGACAGAGACCCTGCATAGATTATTACTCCAAGCGATTTCGTGATTCATTAGTCTATGCTTAAAGATTAGTTTGTATTTTCGTTTAAGGCTAGTCTACGttttgctttaatttttatgtggttgttaaaaaaacgaaataaacattacCTTTGGTATTAACCCCTATTAGacccttaccaaaaaaaaaacccctattAGACATGACGTTCAAAcgtttaaaatatgtttaaagttactatttatgttttaatagttactatttatgtttaaaactagtttttaaataagtgtAGCAGTTTCTAAATTGTGTAGCCAGCAAACATTGAAAAGTCTTATATACAGTTGAGTATCTTTCTCCTAAATCTCTATACTAATACAAAATTTAAGCGAATAATTAAAGAAGTCTCATCAATTAttgctaaaaaacaaaaacaattaattttgatttcaaagacaaacaaaatacgaacatatctctttactttaacACTGGTTCAGCTTTTACGAAAGCCAAAGTAAACTCACAAAACATACGAGATTACGACTAGTCCACTACGTacgataccaaaaaaaaaaaaaaaaaaagaacctgtATTATTTTCTGTTCGTTACTCTATAAAATCGTGGTGTCATTGTATAATTAAGATAAACAGCAATAGAAAACCTCAAAACCCCTATGATAATTTTGTAATAGTGAAATTTAACCGATCGATCTATTTAGTCCACCATAGAATCCTTTGTTTAATAATACTATTCTTTGTTTCCTCCTTGCTTCGAGAGTGCCCGTCCATCTCTAGATTGTTCGACCTCCCTTAAACTAATTCGCTGATTAATTGGGTTCAACTAAATAATTCCTACGCTGGGTAACGAtaataacaaacaaagaaaaacagatTTGGAGTGTGTCTAGGCTGGGCACTTTGTAAAACATTTACATTTGATCCCTTTTGTTTTATGTAGGATACCCATtagccaaagaagaaaaaagtagcAAAGTATCTTGTATTATTCGTatgcatatgtatatatagactatagtttATGATCACTTTCACGTGATCGagtcttttggttttgtattcACTTAACGTGGCTTCCAATGCGTACAACGATGCCGTCAATGTCTCGCACGTATCCAACCTTCTGGCCCCATTCTTTGTCTTCCGGCTCGCTCACTGCCACTGCACCGTTCTCCACTGCTCTCTGCACAACGCACCATCGTACTCGTGTATCAATACACACATATAAGATGTTGAAGTCAGATACATCGAGAAAGACATAATTACATTTGAGTTTACCTTGAAAGCGGCATCAACATCGGGGTAACAGAAGCAAAGTTCGATGGGCGCTCTTTCACGGGCTGAATGCGTAGCCTGAACCTTCCCGGTTAGGTCGTCGGTCTCATGCTGGTGAAGCGGTGTGAAGGCTATCGTCGTTTGCCCACTCTCTAGCTCCCCCCACCTGTATGTATAAATTTATTCCATCCATCACATATAAACTGGAAGCAGTTAATAAAtgaacgaatatatatatatggaagcTACACCAGCataaaatgatgatgatttctatATGTTTCGCTATATCTGGCTTCCTTAAGCAATTTCTTGGCATATATGCTTGTTAGCCATCGGATCAGACCTGATCATATAGGGCACCGCGCACAAATGGCTGATAATATACTTTGATTATGCCAATCTAAAAAAGAAATCTAACAAATAGTAACAACGaatcttaaatgtaaaaaaaaaaacctgtgagACTCATCAAGACGACGGACGTTGTGACCAAAGGCTCTGGAGTAGAATTCAACGGATTTAGCGACGTCCTTAACGTACACAACAGAGTAAGCAAACGCCGGTCTCATCATATTCGCagccattttgtttttttgttttttcagtcttattatgattatgatttcGAGTCGATTCTATTTGATCCGAATCCGATCCTTGACAACACTACTCCCAATTCCAATACGGCAATACATATGATCTCTCTTAACGGTGAGTTGAACACGTGGTCGACTACATGCAAGTGCAAAACTTCGTGTGTAGGGTACGTGGTGCCACGTGAGCTTTTTAGCTTCTTCTACTAATTGGGCCTTGTATTACAAATGAGCCTTTAAAATTGTTATGTTCGGGCCTTTTTAGTTGTTCGATGAAATTTCACACAATTCTTCTGACGGAAATGTCCAAAGTTAGTATAACATCTACCACCGTCGAATTTAATAATCAACGATCCATATTACTCCTGGAGATTTCACGCGGATCGCAATCTTGGTCCGTTGAAAGATGATGATCGAACGGCCACCATTAATTCTCTGTGGGTGTATGCGCCTCTGATTTATATAAATGTCAATCCATATTCTTGTTGATCGACAGATTCACAACACTTGTTTTATCATTCTTTTTCCAAGAGCTCTTCGTCAAGTTGCTTTCGATCAATCTCACCAGGTAGAGGTATTACAATTTTCGGTTATTTCATTTGATCTCAATTTCAATTGTTCGATTGATCTTGAAATTTAGGATTTCTCTCtctattatttcttttggtcttcttcttcttgttcacaGATCTCTTTTGGAAATCGGAGATGTCAGGAAGAGGAAAGGGAGGTAAGGGATTGGGAAAGGGAGGAGCCAAGAGGCACAGGAAGGTTCTTAGAGACAACATTCAAGGTATCACCAAGCCTGCCATTCGTCGTCTTGCTCGCAGGGGTGGTGTCAAGCGTATCAGCGGTCTCATCTACGAGGAGACCAGAGGTGTCCTCAAGATCTTTCTCGAGAATGTCATCCGTGACGCCGTCACCTACACTGAGCACGCCAGGAGGAAGACGGTTACCGCCATGGATGTTGTCTACGCCTTGAAGAGGCAAGGCCGCACTCTCTACGGTTTCGGCGGTTAAATCGATTTGGGAATTAGGGTTCGCAATGTCTTGTTTCTGGGATCCGTGTTAGCTATGTGTTGATTAgtagtcttaaaaaaaaaaaaaaagtaaatctaGGAGTTTGTTTAGctactattattgtttttgtttgtttgtttacgtCGTTGTGATGTTTGtagctaaaaaaaattctaagcaAACTTTATGCTCAGAAAAATCTTATGAGAATGAATCATTTGCTCAATttctttttgtctcttcttcgtTTTAACTCTAATTTACCAATGCGAGAACTTTGTTGTTGATATTGCAGTGGAATTTGAGAATTCAGCGGAAGAGATATCTGCAATTCTGCATCTCCATCTGATCTGAGTTTGTAACCAAACTAAATGACCGACCAATCCTCGTTTTGAAAACTATAATAAGGCTGAGAGAGTGTTAAGCAACAAAGTCAATTTCGTCTAAAACGATTAACAGTCTAATGATGATGTACTAATGTGCTTTTCAATCGTTTTCTTACTCCTCCTTGTGCTTGACGGAGGGAGTGCAAGTCGAGTAGCCGCAGCCACTTGTTGTACACCTTTTTCCTACAATTCTGAGCACTTGGTCTATCAAGATCATAGGAAGCCCACTCATCCAGCACCAGCAGCCACTCGTTAGCGGTACAATCCAAAACAACTGAGCCAAAGAATGGCACGTATAGTATCACAGAGTGGAGCACATATGACATTATGACTCACTTGCCCAATGAAACCCACCAACTCTCAAACAAGAGTAAACAAAACTGACTCAAATCATTTTGCCACACAAAAGTTACCATCTTTCGACATCATAGCATTAGCAGCAGGGGTGAAAGTTGAAATACAGAATAACATAATCATTCGAGAATTACCAACAAAAATCTTAATAAGAACTCACAAGTACCAATCGTTCAACAATCTAATCCTATTTGCAATTGCATCATTAAGAATAATGCTGCTAATAATAACCCAATCATCATAGtcaagaattgaaaaaaaaaaaaaaaacacaataagcTAATGAGAAAGCTAAAAAAGGCTgaatcttttacttttgttttccatCAAAGAACATAGTCGATTTACAAGGAATcgagaattaaaaaaagattgGTTAAGTAACAAATCATCCCCTAAGAGGaagaaacaaactcaaactcacTAAAAGGCTCAATAAGTTTTGCATCTCTGAGCTGGACCAACCATCTTCCCCGAACCACTACTCACAGGAACACCAACAGCAACATCATCGCAATAAACAGTCACAAATCTCCTCCTCCGGAAAGCACCGTACCGGAAAGTAACAGAAGAGATCATCCTCAGATCAAACTCAACGCTACCCTTGGCACCTCTCTCTTTCCCAATATCATCAGCCAAGCGTCCTTCCACATAAGTCCCCGAAACAGAGAGCGTAGCATTAACCACGGTCTGATCCTTCTTACCTTGTTCAAACGGCTGCAGCCTCGTTTCAGAAAGAGATGCACGGTGATAATACAGAGCGCAGAGGATAGTATCGTAGTAGAGTGACATCTTCGAATTAGGGTTTCGAATCTGGACCTGAAGATCCCATTTGCCAGAGACTTGATTGTTCAAGACGTTGAAATTGGAGACGGAGAGGGAGTTGAGGTAAACGTCTGGTAACTGGGGACgaacgacgaagaagaagatgaagaggatgagACCTAAGATCAGGAGAAACGCcatgaagacgatgaagagaCGACGGATAAGGACGGCGCGTGGATTGGGTTGTTGGGGAGCGTAGTATGGGTTATGGTTTTGGTAAGGGTAAGCGGCTCCGGGGTTAGGGTAGCCGTTGGTGGAAGCGGCGGGTGGCGGTTGTTGTGGATTTGGGTATGGGTAACCTGTAGCGGGTCGTGCGGAAGAGTTTTGCATAGCTTGATTGATCTACTTTTTTTGGGGGAATCTTAGGGATTTGAAGAGATGAAGAACGTTTCTGAAtctttgtgaagaagaagagagaagagaagagaagagaagtaaGTAAAGGGAAGCAGGAAAAGGTACATTTAGCCAAAATAGGAAACGcgatttcttttttaatttctttacgcgttttcatttttttttttaaatgtttttgttttgttatgtctCATTCTAACTGATTTGAGTTCTGCCGGTTTTTGGCCgatttctttagttttatttagtttCTCTTTCAATAATATCTCTGGACCTATGCATGGTGGGCCGTTTCGGCGATCTCCAGCTAACTCCTCGAGTTTAGTTTTTATGATCTCCGGTGGTTTCTGCTGAGATCTTACAGTATCTAATCCGACCAGATCGGGTGGTTTACTGTTTCTCTCTCAGGTGTTCTCACGCcggttttgtttcttcagatCTATGGTTTACAACAAATCATCTTATATGATTATGAGAAAAAGGTAATGAAAAGAAGACATATTTCCAGCATATTTGGATTGCCTGTAGCCGTTTTCTACATGTATACGGAGCTTCGATCGAGCAAGCTTTTGTGgatcaatcaaatttctttccttttttctgaTTTTGCCAGATCTCattgtttgatgatttggaaAATTAGATGGGTTGGAATCCCTGTATTTGGATCCATTCTCTCTGTTTATGCAGTCTCCGGTgagaaacaaccaaaaattgATGCTTCACTCATTTTCCGGCGTCAATAGTGTTCACCGGTATCGGAGTTTTCAACGGCAAAGGATGACGGAAAGTTTTATCATTTCTCTTGCAACATGATTACACCACAAGTTTTTGTTATTGACACGTTAGAAGCGTAAGAGTTATCCTTCAAAAAAACCTTTGATGTAATCTTTGGGCCTGGTTTTGGGCTTGTAAACTTGTTTGGATCAATAAAGATAacatttgggaaaaaaaactgatttgagttggatattttaaatgattttggtgattttaagaaaacatttattttaaaattctttcaaaattcttGCAAGTTAAATGAAGTAAACTTTTTGATAAGAAAATGAGTTCATTTGTtcaatttgttttctctcatctcttttttggttaaaacattCATCTTTTTAACTGCGGGCTTTGTGTTGGGAAAATATCCTTTAACCAAAATTGGAAACATTTTATATCAAACCAATAAATTATAGTTgtgaaaattaaataaccaCGGCTGAGAGAGTTAAGCAACAAAGTTAATTTCAGCTAAAACTATCAAGAGTCTAATGATGTAATGTGCTTTTCCAATTGTTTTCTTACTCCTCCTTTTGCTTAGCGGAGGGAGTGCGAGTTGAGTAGCGGTAGCCACTTGTACACCTTCCTACAAACTTGAGCACTTCATCTATCAGGATTACCGGAAGCGACACTGCCAGCACCAGCAGCCACTCGTTCAAGCTCAGCGGTACAATACCAAACACCTGAGCCAAGAATGGCACATACAGTATCACAAAGTGGAGACCAAATGAGACCGCCATTGCCAGGAGCAGCCATGGGTTTACCCACGGTGGCATCGTCACCAGGCTGCCGTCTTCTGAGAGTGCGTTCAGGGAGTTGAACATTTCTATCGCCACCAACACCGAGAGGGAGAGCGTGGATGCCTTGATCTTCCCCTGCTGGAAATAGTCGCAAGGGTTTGAGTCGAATGAGAAAGTCTGAGAGCCTGCTGTGAAAGGAGACACTTTGAAGCCTTCCCATGAGGAGCATTGTCCCCAGTGTGCGAGCTGCGAATAGCTCACAAGGCTGTGACCGTCTTGGCTCAAGTCTATGCCCATGAAGCTGTTGTGTGTGTACCATATGATGAATACTCCCACTGTTGCTACTCCCACATACATTCCAATCACCTGTAGGTAGGTAGAAGGTACCCATAATAGTCAGTTAGAAAAGCAAATCCCCAGAAGATGAACAAGTGAGCCAAATCGGTTTTTTTGCTTA
Coding sequences within:
- the LOC104739340 gene encoding uncharacterized protein LOC104739340; translation: MAANMMRPAFAYSVVYVKDVAKSVEFYSRAFGHNVRRLDESHRWGELESGQTTIAFTPLHQHETDDLTGKVQATHSARERAPIELCFCYPDVDAAFKRAVENGAVAVSEPEDKEWGQKVGYVRDIDGIVVRIGSHVK
- the LOC104739341 gene encoding histone H4 — its product is MSGRGKGGKGLGKGGAKRHRKVLRDNIQGITKPAIRRLARRGGVKRISGLIYEETRGVLKIFLENVIRDAVTYTEHARRKTVTAMDVVYALKRQGRTLYGFGG
- the LOC104739343 gene encoding protein YLS9-like — its product is MQNSSARPATGYPYPNPQQPPPAASTNGYPNPGAAYPYQNHNPYYAPQQPNPRAVLIRRLFIVFMAFLLILGLILFIFFFVVRPQLPDVYLNSLSVSNFNVLNNQVSGKWDLQVQIRNPNSKMSLYYDTILCALYYHRASLSETRLQPFEQGKKDQTVVNATLSVSGTYVEGRLADDIGKERGAKGSVEFDLRMISSVTFRYGAFRRRRFVTVYCDDVAVGVPVSSGSGKMVGPAQRCKTY